In Elusimicrobiota bacterium, one genomic interval encodes:
- the hpt gene encoding hypoxanthine phosphoribosyltransferase gives MTSTRVNPRSSGAWIKGILISEKRIKERIKELAEEISRDYFKKEVLLVAILDGSIVFLSDLIRELKINFSIDFVSVSSYEGSKSTGKVNILKEMRNDPSEKNVLLVEDIIDTGFTLDQVRRSILSKNPSSLKICVLLDKSDARKIPVDIDYAGFKIPKQFVVGYGLDYNGKHRGLPFIGVFE, from the coding sequence ATGACATCCACACGGGTAAACCCGCGGTCTTCTGGTGCGTGGATAAAAGGGATTTTAATAAGCGAGAAAAGGATAAAAGAAAGAATAAAGGAACTTGCCGAAGAAATCTCCAGGGATTATTTTAAAAAAGAAGTTCTTTTAGTAGCAATTCTTGATGGAAGTATAGTATTTCTTTCAGATTTAATACGAGAGCTTAAAATAAATTTTAGCATAGATTTTGTTTCGGTTTCTTCTTATGAAGGCTCAAAGAGTACCGGCAAAGTTAATATTTTGAAAGAAATGCGAAATGATCCTTCGGAAAAAAATGTTCTTTTAGTTGAAGATATAATTGATACGGGTTTTACGCTTGATCAGGTTAGAAGGAGCATTCTTTCAAAAAATCCTTCTTCGCTGAAAATATGCGTTCTTCTGGATAAAAGTGATGCGCGCAAAATCCCGGTTGATATTGATTATGCTGGTTTTAAAATTCCTAAACAATTTGTGGTAGGATATGGTTTGGATTATAACGGAAAACATAGAGGATTGCCTTTTATAGGTGTTTTTGAATAA